A genomic window from Dama dama isolate Ldn47 chromosome 6, ASM3311817v1, whole genome shotgun sequence includes:
- the HAUS3 gene encoding HAUS augmin-like complex subunit 3 isoform X2 encodes MKMENYEAFVGFDLCKIPLSSVAQKIMSAMHSGDLVESENWRESEKTADVVDKSSVKYSVLLEDGKNQSLGKKNLNFLTSQPSGVSIKFCPQSSSIRVTDQLSAEQNQKGISSSAPSRCSVPQCDQQTSVLQQMERKRKHLPKEHITNENNRESMNLTGKHISCNHSSAKTSKLVILEEDAGEVETYLNFRNSQAFKTDFCDIRHLDALEKSQLIEMLKQAATVVVTLMYKDGSTQLRADQALVSSVKGIVMLLRSYPEEDSSPLAAPASDSVPEDMPSDQCIYIKTEHSSIWGQEQEAHHQFAKNVLLEVLKRKRPITCFNAKDFVRTVLQFFGDDGSWKCVADFVGLDPRIAAWLIDPSDVAPSFEDLVAKYLGNPTTLTVNSVDGNSSRKTVNQAVRANLRVLHRLTMHLCSQLKACGLWQLFWTLELPLIPILAVMETHRIRVNKEEMERTSALLGSRLKELEKEAHFVAGERFLITSNHQLREILFGKLQLHLLCPQDALPVTGLRRLPSTSEAVRPLLLTHHIQAEGSWKAREVTVLLCLQLSTALRKDPSSQVCPPPTPAGRGPVLPSPPRRHTPSTTKHTSHKLPPQAGGSRPPNVGFAQLASDCQLKHCFQKDLLVTDDSEAPDCNLFLHLDLFSAYNLPKCWRSCGEKGTLLYCWWECKQMQLQWKTV; translated from the exons CTGCAGATGTGGTAGACAAATCCAGTGTTAAATATTCAGTACTACTTGAAGATGGAAAGAACCAATCACTGGGAAAAAAG AATCTTAATTTTCTTACGAGCCAGCCATCAGGAGTTTCCATCAAGTTCTGTCCTCAGTCCTCTAGTATCAGAGTCACAGATCAACTGTCTGCTGAGCAAAACCAGAAGGGTATCAGCTCATCGGCTCCTTCAAGGTGTTCAGTTCCACAGTGTGACCAACAGACTTCAGTTCTGCAGCAAATGGAACGTAAAAGAAAACACCTACCAAAGGAACACATAACTAatgaaaacaacagagaaagCATGAATCTTACAGGAAAACACATCTCATGTAATCATTCATCTGCAAAAACAAGTAAACTGGTGATATTGGAAGAAGATGCTGGTGAGGTTGAAACCTACCTCAATTTCAGGAACTCACAGGCATTCAAAACTGATTTTTGTGACATTAGACATTTGGATGCTTTGGAGAAAAGCCAGCTGATTGAAATGCTCAAACAGGCAGCCACCGTGGTGGTAACTCTGATGTATAAGGATGGCTCCACCCAGCTGAGAGCTGACCAG GCTCTGGTTTCCTCTGTTAAAGGCATTGTGATGTTACTGAGGAGCTATCCAGAGGAAGACAGCAGTCCTCTGGCTGCCCCAGCCTCTGACAGTGTTCCGGAGGACATGCCCAGTGATCAGTGTATCTACATAAAAACTGAGCACTCCTCTATCTGGGGCCAAGAGCAAGAGGCACATCATCAATTTGCCAA GAACGTGCTGCTTGAAGTCCTGAAACGTAAACGCCCCATTACTTGTTTTAACGCAAAGGATTTTGTGAGAACAGTGCTGCAGTTTTTTGGTGACGATGGCAGTTGGAAGTGTG TTGCTGACTTTGTAGGGCTAGATCCCAGAATTGCTGCGTGGCTTATAGATCCTAGTGATGTTGCACCCTCTTTTGAAGATTTAGTGGCAAAGTACCTAGGAAACCCCACCACACTTACAGTCAACAGCGTGGATGGAAATTCCTCAAGAAAGACTGTG AATCAGGCTGTCCGTGCGAACCTGAGGGTACTCCACAGACTGACGATGCACCTCTGCTCCCAGCTAAAG GCTTGTGGTTTATGGCAGCTCTTCTGGACTTTGGAGCTTCCTCTGATACCGATTTTGGCAG TGATGGAAACCCACCGCATTCGGGTGAACAAGGAGGAGATGGAGCGGACGTCAGCGCTTCTCGGG TCTCGTCTCAAGGAACTGGAGAAAGAAGCCCATTTTGTTGCAGGAGAACGGTTTCTTATCACAAGTAATCATCAGCTTCGAGAG ATCCTGTTTGGCAAGCTGCAGCTGCACCTGCTGTGCCCACAGGACGCGCTCCCCGTGACGGGGCTGCGGAGACTACCGTCCACGTCGGAAGCCGTG AGGCCCTTGCTGCTGACGCACCACATCCAGGCAGAAGGGTCTTGGAAAGCCAGAGAAGTCACGGTGCTGCTCTGCCTTCAGCTCTCCACGGCACTCAGAAAAGACCCCAGCTCTCAAGTGTGTCCACCGCCCACACCCGCGGGTCGGGGCCCAGTCCTTCCTTCTCCCCCCCGACGCCACACTCCCAGCACCACCAAGCACACTTCCCACAAGCTCCCTCCTCAGGCAGGAGGCTCCCGGCCTCCAAATGTGGGTTTTGCTCAGCTGGCTTCTGACTGTCAGCTTAAGCACTGCTTCCAGAAAGACCTCCTTGTCACAGATGACTCTGAGGCCCCCGATTGCAACCTCTTCCTTCACCTTGATTTGTTTTCTGCCTATAACTTACCAAAATGCTGGAGAagctgtggagagaagggaaccctcctatactgctggtgggaatgtaaacagaTGCAGCTACAATGGAAAActgtatga
- the HAUS3 gene encoding HAUS augmin-like complex subunit 3 isoform X4 produces the protein MKMENYEAFVGFDLCKIPLSSVAQKIMSAMHSGDLVESENWRESEKTADVVDKSSVKYSVLLEDGKNQSLGKKNLNFLTSQPSGVSIKFCPQSSSIRVTDQLSAEQNQKGISSSAPSRCSVPQCDQQTSVLQQMERKRKHLPKEHITNENNRESMNLTGKHISCNHSSAKTSKLVILEEDAGEVETYLNFRNSQAFKTDFCDIRHLDALEKSQLIEMLKQAATVVVTLMYKDGSTQLRADQALVSSVKGIVMLLRSYPEEDSSPLAAPASDSVPEDMPSDQCIYIKTEHSSIWGQEQEAHHQFAKNVLLEVLKRKRPITCFNAKDFVRTVLQFFGDDGSWKCVADFVGLDPRIAAWLIDPSDVAPSFEDLVAKYLGNPTTLTVNSVDGNSSRKTVNQAVRANLRVLHRLTMHLCSQLKACGLWQLFWTLELPLIPILAVMETHRIRVNKEEMERTSALLGSRLKELEKEAHFVAGERFLITSNHQLREILFGKLQLHLLCPQDALPVTGLRRLPSTSEAVVRFEGVPLLSERAARPHGMQVPLRPPGSLWRISLPQPPRSNSIQSFPFAAGEGALPQGCPSGMNEGHRLLRYSFPEAVN, from the exons CTGCAGATGTGGTAGACAAATCCAGTGTTAAATATTCAGTACTACTTGAAGATGGAAAGAACCAATCACTGGGAAAAAAG AATCTTAATTTTCTTACGAGCCAGCCATCAGGAGTTTCCATCAAGTTCTGTCCTCAGTCCTCTAGTATCAGAGTCACAGATCAACTGTCTGCTGAGCAAAACCAGAAGGGTATCAGCTCATCGGCTCCTTCAAGGTGTTCAGTTCCACAGTGTGACCAACAGACTTCAGTTCTGCAGCAAATGGAACGTAAAAGAAAACACCTACCAAAGGAACACATAACTAatgaaaacaacagagaaagCATGAATCTTACAGGAAAACACATCTCATGTAATCATTCATCTGCAAAAACAAGTAAACTGGTGATATTGGAAGAAGATGCTGGTGAGGTTGAAACCTACCTCAATTTCAGGAACTCACAGGCATTCAAAACTGATTTTTGTGACATTAGACATTTGGATGCTTTGGAGAAAAGCCAGCTGATTGAAATGCTCAAACAGGCAGCCACCGTGGTGGTAACTCTGATGTATAAGGATGGCTCCACCCAGCTGAGAGCTGACCAG GCTCTGGTTTCCTCTGTTAAAGGCATTGTGATGTTACTGAGGAGCTATCCAGAGGAAGACAGCAGTCCTCTGGCTGCCCCAGCCTCTGACAGTGTTCCGGAGGACATGCCCAGTGATCAGTGTATCTACATAAAAACTGAGCACTCCTCTATCTGGGGCCAAGAGCAAGAGGCACATCATCAATTTGCCAA GAACGTGCTGCTTGAAGTCCTGAAACGTAAACGCCCCATTACTTGTTTTAACGCAAAGGATTTTGTGAGAACAGTGCTGCAGTTTTTTGGTGACGATGGCAGTTGGAAGTGTG TTGCTGACTTTGTAGGGCTAGATCCCAGAATTGCTGCGTGGCTTATAGATCCTAGTGATGTTGCACCCTCTTTTGAAGATTTAGTGGCAAAGTACCTAGGAAACCCCACCACACTTACAGTCAACAGCGTGGATGGAAATTCCTCAAGAAAGACTGTG AATCAGGCTGTCCGTGCGAACCTGAGGGTACTCCACAGACTGACGATGCACCTCTGCTCCCAGCTAAAG GCTTGTGGTTTATGGCAGCTCTTCTGGACTTTGGAGCTTCCTCTGATACCGATTTTGGCAG TGATGGAAACCCACCGCATTCGGGTGAACAAGGAGGAGATGGAGCGGACGTCAGCGCTTCTCGGG TCTCGTCTCAAGGAACTGGAGAAAGAAGCCCATTTTGTTGCAGGAGAACGGTTTCTTATCACAAGTAATCATCAGCTTCGAGAG ATCCTGTTTGGCAAGCTGCAGCTGCACCTGCTGTGCCCACAGGACGCGCTCCCCGTGACGGGGCTGCGGAGACTACCGTCCACGTCGGAAGCCGTGGTAAGGTTCGAGGGTGTCCCCTTGCTCTCTGAAAGAGCAGCGCGTCCACACGGCATGCAAGTCCCTCTCAGGCCCCCGGGCTCCTTGTGGCGGATTAGTCTGCCGCAGCCTCCACGGAGCAATTCCATTCAGTCTTTTCCTTTTGCAGCAGGAGAGGGggccctgccccaaggctgcccGTCAGGTATGAACGAGGGACACAGGCTTTTACGGTACAGTTTTCCAGAGGCAGTAAATTAG
- the HAUS3 gene encoding HAUS augmin-like complex subunit 3 isoform X5, translated as MKMENYEAFVGFDLCKIPLSSVAQKIMSAMHSGDLVESENWRESEKTADVVDKSSVKYSVLLEDGKNQSLGKKNLNFLTSQPSGVSIKFCPQSSSIRVTDQLSAEQNQKGISSSAPSRCSVPQCDQQTSVLQQMERKRKHLPKEHITNENNRESMNLTGKHISCNHSSAKTSKLVILEEDAGEVETYLNFRNSQAFKTDFCDIRHLDALEKSQLIEMLKQAATVVVTLMYKDGSTQLRADQALVSSVKGIVMLLRSYPEEDSSPLAAPASDSVPEDMPSDQCIYIKTEHSSIWGQEQEAHHQFAKNVLLEVLKRKRPITCFNAKDFVRTVLQFFGDDGSWKCVADFVGLDPRIAAWLIDPSDVAPSFEDLVAKYLGNPTTLTVNSVDGNSSRKTVNQAVRANLRVLHRLTMHLCSQLKACGLWQLFWTLELPLIPILAVMETHRIRVNKEEMERTSALLGGIPRLQELKQDHSWCLPHVDVWWFRGHRPLNGQVMGFLDTLKKQNQL; from the exons CTGCAGATGTGGTAGACAAATCCAGTGTTAAATATTCAGTACTACTTGAAGATGGAAAGAACCAATCACTGGGAAAAAAG AATCTTAATTTTCTTACGAGCCAGCCATCAGGAGTTTCCATCAAGTTCTGTCCTCAGTCCTCTAGTATCAGAGTCACAGATCAACTGTCTGCTGAGCAAAACCAGAAGGGTATCAGCTCATCGGCTCCTTCAAGGTGTTCAGTTCCACAGTGTGACCAACAGACTTCAGTTCTGCAGCAAATGGAACGTAAAAGAAAACACCTACCAAAGGAACACATAACTAatgaaaacaacagagaaagCATGAATCTTACAGGAAAACACATCTCATGTAATCATTCATCTGCAAAAACAAGTAAACTGGTGATATTGGAAGAAGATGCTGGTGAGGTTGAAACCTACCTCAATTTCAGGAACTCACAGGCATTCAAAACTGATTTTTGTGACATTAGACATTTGGATGCTTTGGAGAAAAGCCAGCTGATTGAAATGCTCAAACAGGCAGCCACCGTGGTGGTAACTCTGATGTATAAGGATGGCTCCACCCAGCTGAGAGCTGACCAG GCTCTGGTTTCCTCTGTTAAAGGCATTGTGATGTTACTGAGGAGCTATCCAGAGGAAGACAGCAGTCCTCTGGCTGCCCCAGCCTCTGACAGTGTTCCGGAGGACATGCCCAGTGATCAGTGTATCTACATAAAAACTGAGCACTCCTCTATCTGGGGCCAAGAGCAAGAGGCACATCATCAATTTGCCAA GAACGTGCTGCTTGAAGTCCTGAAACGTAAACGCCCCATTACTTGTTTTAACGCAAAGGATTTTGTGAGAACAGTGCTGCAGTTTTTTGGTGACGATGGCAGTTGGAAGTGTG TTGCTGACTTTGTAGGGCTAGATCCCAGAATTGCTGCGTGGCTTATAGATCCTAGTGATGTTGCACCCTCTTTTGAAGATTTAGTGGCAAAGTACCTAGGAAACCCCACCACACTTACAGTCAACAGCGTGGATGGAAATTCCTCAAGAAAGACTGTG AATCAGGCTGTCCGTGCGAACCTGAGGGTACTCCACAGACTGACGATGCACCTCTGCTCCCAGCTAAAG GCTTGTGGTTTATGGCAGCTCTTCTGGACTTTGGAGCTTCCTCTGATACCGATTTTGGCAG TGATGGAAACCCACCGCATTCGGGTGAACAAGGAGGAGATGGAGCGGACGTCAGCGCTTCTCGGG GGGATCCCACGCTTGCAAGAGTTGAAGCAAGACCACAGCTGGTGCCTGCCCCATGTGGACGTGTGGTGGTTTAGAGGGCATCGCCCCTTGAATGGGCAGGTCATGGGTTTCTTGGATACtttgaaaaagcaaaatcaaCTGTAA